TGTAGGCTGCTAATAGAGAGCCATAAAACCTTTCCTGGCACCGTGATGCTGCCCGAATGTCATATGTCTGTCATTCTGAGTCTCCTGAATGAGTCTGAATCCTGCCCCAGTGCCATGGCACTGCCTCCCTGAGAGTCAGTTCCTGTAGCTTCCCGGGGCATAGGATGTGTGCTGCCTGTCCTGGCCTCCTCCCGGTCCAGAGCTGCGCTCAGGGCCCCCTCTGCTGTTTATTTAGTGAACCATTGTGgcctggaagagagaagggattCTTAACTGTAGAAAGAGCTGCAGAGGGCCATGCCCACTTGCTGAAGAGCCCAGAGAAGGCTGCTTTGTTCAGGCTGGGTGTAGAAGTGTTTCAAGGGGTCCTATTTAGCTCTGGACAGGATCTTCTGACCCAAAGAGAGTTTTTGAGTGTCTGCGTGACTAACAAGCTACAGAGTTCAGGAGTTCTCCTTCAGTTATGCTTAGAGGGTAGGGACAAAAAtccctgctgcctgctggagTGAGAGTTGTAGCCACTGCATTCTGTTTCCTGGGGAAGTGACCCAGGAGAGCATTTCCTGTATGTGGGGGCCCTAGGCTCCTAAGTCAGCTTCAGGATGGGGGATGAGGGACACCCATCTGCCTCTGACcttggctggtttttgttttttgtccccccacccccatcccaggaagggtttttctgtgtaacagtcctgactgtcctggaactcatcttgtagatcaagctgacctcaaactcacaaagatctgcctgcctctgtctcccaaatgtgtgtcaccatgcccagctgtaaCTGTGACTCTTAATATCTGTCGTCCCGAGAAGAGCCATTCCCATCCCATAGTATNNNNNNNNNNNNNNNNNNNNNNNNNNNNNNNNNNNNNNNNNNNNNNNNNNNNNNNNNNNNNNNNNNNNNNNNNNNNNNNNNNNNNNNNNNNNNNNNNNNNNNNNNNNNNNNNNNNNNNNNNNNNNNNNNNNNNNNNNNNNNNNNNNNNNNNNNNNNNNNNNNNNNNNNNNNNNNNNNNNNNNNNNNNNNNNNNNNNNNNNNNNNNNNNNNNNNNNNNNNNNNNNNNNNNNNNNNNNNNNNNNNNNNNNNNNNNNNNNNNNNNNNNNNNNNNNNNNNNNNNNNNNNNNNNNNNNNNNNNNNNNNNNNNNNNNNNNNNNNNNNNNNNNNNNNNNNNNNNNNNNNNNNNNNNNNNNNNNNNNNNNNNNNNNNNNNNNNNNNNNNNNNNNNNNNNNNNNNNNNNNNNNNNNNNNNNNNNNNNNNNNNNNNNNNNNNNNNNNNNNNNNNNNNNNNNNNNNNNNNNNNNNNNNNNNNNNNNNNNNNNNNNNNNNNNNNNNNNNNNNNNNNNNNNNNNNNNNNNNNNNNNNNNNNNNNNNNNNNNNNNNNNNNNNNNNNNNNNNNNNNNNNNNNNNNNNNNNNNNNNNNNNNNNNNNNNNNNNNNNNNNNNNNNNNNNNNNNNNNNNNNNNNNNNNNNNNNNNNNNNNNNNNNNNNNNNNNNNNNNNNNNNNNNNNNNNNNNNNNNNNNNNNNNNNNNNNNNNNNNNNNNNNNNNNNNNNNNNNNNNNNNNNNNNNNNNNNNNNNNNNNNNNNNNNNNNNNNNNNNNNNNNNNNNNNNNNNNNNNNNNNNNNNNNNNNNNNNNNNNNNNNNNNNNNNNNNNNNNNNNNNNNNNNNNNNNNNNNNNNNNNNNNNNNNNNNNNNNNNNNNNNNNNNNNNNNNNNNNNNNNNNNNNNNNNNNNNNNNNNNNNNNNNNNNNNNNNNNNNNNNNNNNNNNNNNNNNNNNNNNNNNNNNNNNNNNNNNNNNNNNNNNNNNNNNNNNNNNNNNNNNNNNNNNNNNNNNNNNNNNNNNNNNNNNNNNNNNNGCTCAGGCCTCAAGGACCCTGTGTAATCAGGACCTGCCCTCCAACAATGGTATTGAGAAAGTCTGTCTGTCACACACACTGGTGGCATGGTGGATCTCTGTCCTTATCTTACATCCACTGAGGCCCAGTCCCTGTCAATTAGGGCCCAATTTCAGGAGCCTCAGGCCACATGTTGGGCCCATTCCAGAGCAGAAAGAAGGCTGGCCTGGGCAGTGGACTCACCGCTGTGGTGGCTAAGATCTAACTTTCTTTGTGTCActcagagggaaactgaggctcagaggttCTTAGAACTTCTCAGGGTCTCGAGGACAGGAGAGGGGGACAGTCCCCAGTTTCATTGGCCTTGTGCTCTTCGAGTGCAAGCTTGGTTGAGTCCCTCCCCCTCACTTCCCACTGTTATCAGTCAGTCAGTCcagctccccttcccccaaacccGCCAAGCCACCATGCTGAGGCTGCTGGCTCAGGAGCCCCTGATTTTGCTGAGCAAGAGAATCTAGAGGTGCTGTCTTGGCACAATGGCCACTGGCCagaccttcctctcttccctctccagggTCTGCTTTCTAGGGGGTACTGTAGCTTGGAGGTGGGGGCTGGTTAAGGGCAGCACCCCAGTGCCTCTCGGGCTTCAGCttcagcaggtgtgtgtgtgggggggggggtcctgagACTTCCTGAAGAGGGGATGTTTGTCTGAAATCACACAGAAGGCCAAGGAAAGCTTCATTTTGCTCCTCACAAAATCCAGGGGTGGCAGGAAGTAGGTCTGGTGTGCCTGGGCTATTTGTAGAATCTTGCTGCCTGCTGAGGTCTGGTGCTTCCTCTCTGGTCCGCCTTTGTGAACGTCTATCATATTGATAATGCCATTAACGATGCCATGTTATTGATACAGTTCGGTTTGCTTTAACTATGTTGAGGAAGGATCCCACTTAACTGCCTCTTCCGTATCCAGGTTTTTTGTCTAGCTCCTTCAATTCTTGGGAATGAAAATCACTGGGATAGTCCCCACCTACCGTGTAAGAGTAGAGACTCATTCTAAGCATTGATACGTTTATATTCATGTGTCTGCTCAACAAATGTGAATTGTGTTTGGACTTAGTGCTGGCCACCTCTATATACCAAGCACTGCGCTGCGCCCTAGGTTAGGGATGGTGGATGACAAAGGTGAATGTAATTCTGCCTTAGCCCCTAAGAGAGTTCATGCTTGGTCACTCGGCCCTTGTGACATTTGGGTTACAGCTTGTAGTGACTCTGTTTTACAGATGGACAGACTGAGGCTCAAGTGCCAGGTATATGGCCTAGGCTTGGTCCCTGGGCTCAGCTCTGCAGGTCTTGAGTCTCCAGCCTGTGTGTGCTGATGCCCTTGTTTGCCTTGCAGCCCACCCCAACCAGACGAGGGCCTCCCTACGGGCCTCTCAGCTGTCTCAGTCCCCTGGAAAAACCTTGGCCTCAGCAAAGGTCACAGGGAGTCCCCAGGAAGCCTGGTGGAAGACTCTGCATCCCGGAAGGAGGCCCAGGGTGAAGAACACTCAGCAGCTGTTCCGCTGGATGTGTCACGCCTGCGCAGCTCCTCCATGGAGATCCGAGAGAAGGGCTCAGAGTTCCTGAAGGAGGAGCTGTACAAAGCCCAGAAGGTGGGTGCTCCAGGGTAGGGTTGGGGActgaggaagagcagccagaCTGAGTGAACCCAGATAGctgtggaagggaagaggggtcATCACATGCCAGGCCTGTGCTGGAGTCCTGGGGACTCAAAGGAAGATGCTAGTTTAAACCAGGGCTCCAAGCGTCCTAAGCATGCGCTCCACCACTGATGTCTCAGAAGTCTTCAACGTTTTCATATATCTTAACTCATCTGGAAAACTGCTTCTAGCTCTGCTAGGCTGCTGGGCTGGGGTTTTAACCTCGTGCATGGGCTAAAGTAGCACCGATTGTCAGACACCGGTGAAGTGAGCTGGTGGTCCCAAGCTTCAtaccaggctggggagatggcgccTGCTTAAGGCAGGCTGACAGTCTCCTGCCTGCACTCAGGAGCTGAAGCTGAAGGACGAGGAGTGTGAACGGCTTTGCAAGGTGCGCGCacagctggagcaggagctggaggaacTGACAGCCAGCCTGTTCGAGGTACGTTGAGCAGCCTGAGAATGGGTGGCCCAGGGGTCCGGTGTCTTGTGACCACTCATGCAGAGGTGCCCCCTCTTCTAGGAAGCTCACAAAATGGTTCGGGAAGCCAACATGAAGCAGGCTGCATCAGAAAAGCAGTTGAAGGAGGCTTGGGGCAAGGTGAGACCCATCCCTGTGTGCCTAGGCCAGCCCTTGATGGGGTGTACTGGCCTCAACCAGCAAGGGCATGCAACAGGTTCCTCACAGATCTACTCGGCGTCAGGAACAAGAGAACTAGGTCTGGGACAGGCAGAGTGGGTCTGAATTTAAGTAGCCCAGGACCTCCAGACTCCATTGGTGTTCCTGTTCCACCATGGAGATTTGTTTTGGTCTGCTGTAGTCCAGGAGGACCCAATGGTTATTTCAGGTTTACTTTCAGAAATGTGGGCCATGGCTGTAGAACACAGGCAAACAACTTCCTTTCTCAGAGCGCTTGCCAATCAGTAAATGTGAAGCTTGAGCTGTTCTTGGCTTCTGGAGATCTCTGAATACACAATAGAAAAGTTCCCAGAGAAGGCCTCCAGCAGAGTCTCCTGATGTGACCAGAGGCAGGCCATGTCTCCTCTCAGCCTTGGTTCCCCTCTCTGTAGAATGGATGACTTAGAGGTTGTTCTAAGGCTAGTTACTGCTGGGGCTGCTTGGCTGCCAGGCCGTGGTAGCCATGGTGATATGAATCCTGCATTGGGGTTGATGGTCATCTTGTCTGGGCCAGATTGATATGTTGCAGGCAGAGGTGACAGCCTTGAAGACACTGGTCATCACATCCACGCCTGCCTCTCCCAACCGTGAGCTCCACCCACAGCTGCTGAGCCCCACCAAGGCTGGACCCCGAAAGGGCCATTCACGCCATAAGAGTACCAGCAGTTCCCTCTGCCCAGTTGTGTGCCCCACTGCAGGGCATATTCCTACCCCAGACAAAGAAGGCAAGGAGGTGAGGCACAGGCTATAGGGGGCTCACTAACAGGGAGGGGTGATCCTGCTTAACCAGCCAAGTGAGCATTCTGAAGAGCCAGCTTGACCCCTCCTGTGGGACCTAccacctgtctcttccctctctggGCTTCAGGGTCCCTTGAActgtgaaggggggggggcagactcCTCGATTCCAAGCAAGAGGTGGTAATCTCTGACCTTGAGCAGTCTTAGAACCTGAAGGTCCTCTCTCAGGAGACCACTTCAGAGATACACTTCCTATGTTAAGAGtgacagacatgtgccactgGACATCTAGAAGGGACTACCTGGTGTTTTGTGGCTACAGTCTTGATGGCTAAGTCTACCCTGTACTTACGTGCTCGAGGGTCCTCAGCACTGTGCTGAGGCAAGTATGACCTTAGAAAAGATTTCTCTCCTGACTCATcagggaaaagggggagagaagcTTGGTCCAGGCATGACCACAAGTCCTTGGGTAGTTGTTAGCACTTCCAATACTTCACAGGCCACATTCCCGCCGTCCCCCTCAGGGGGGAGGAACTGTGGGAACAtgagaagaccagttcaggctgTATCTGGTGAGCACTGGATAGACGAGAGGTGAGATCCAGCTTCCTGGGGCTCTTGCTGAAGCCTCTCCTAGCTCAGAACTCTCCTGAGCTTATAGGGAAGTGCAAGCAAAGCCCTCTCAGTCCCCTTCAGagcctgacttctcattggacaCTGacatctcctccttcctcctgtctctatgtctgtctgtctgtccatctgtccacccatccCCGGGCCCAGCCTGGGCTGCCCCCTCtactctctctgctgctgtgcgTGATCCCCAGCAAGGCCATCCACCTCACCTACGAGCCAACCTGGCAGCTCCCATCTGGGGAGCCACCCACGGCCCCCaactctgcttcctctctctccttttcccgaCAGGTAATGGCTCCTTTAGGGGCCACCTCACCTCTCCCCTGTGGGATTCACTGATTGTGCATGCAGCCCAGGGCAGGCCATCTTTGCCTCCTCTAGtgggcagcagggaaacctgTGAAATGTCTTCTCCTATGTGCATGTACCTATATGCACGTTCCAGATGTCCAGAGACCCATGGGTTCCTGTGGGGACCCACAGGTTCTTACGGGCTTGCTCTTGGTATTTTCTTCCAAACGGAGTCAGTAGCAGCACTCAGGCCAAGGCCCTGGATCCAAGTCTGTCATTTTACAGTGCCAAGAAACTTAATATACACCCAGACACAAACTGTGCTGTTCTAAATTCTTTGGTGCAAAGGGCAGACAGGACCTCTTCTTCCCCTGGACTCTGCTCCCCTGCATGGCTGCCGAGGACAGGCCTGATGGTCCCCTGAGCCCTCCTGCATCTCCCTCCTCGCCCCTCCACTTGCCTTCTCGGAGGTGCTCACTCTCATCCCTGACTGCCCCCCACTTGACTCCCCTCCTCTGCAGGTAGATACGACCCTATTTTCAGAGTTCCAGGCTTGGAGGGCATCACCTACCCTGGATAAGGACTGCCCCTTCCTGGAAAGGGTATACCGGGAGGATGTGGGCCCCTGCCTCGACTTCACAGTGCAGGAGGTGAGGTGGGCTGAAGGGTCCAAAGGTGTGGCCAGGTGGGGACCCCGTCATTAATTCCCAGTCACCCAGCATCTCacagctctgccctgctctgctgcaGCTCTCAGCTATGGTGCGGGTTGCTGTGGAGGACAACACACTCACCATCGAGCCAGTGGCTTCACAGACTCTGCCCGCTGCGAAGGTGCCCACTGTTGAATGGAACACCACCAAGTAAGCTTAGTGCCCTGGGCCCCTCCTGCTTTGGTGGGAAAGTCCAAAATGGAGCCTCGGGCAGCACCCTAGGGCACTAGGACAGGATCCTGAGTCTAGGATAGGATATAGAGCCTCAGGGTGGGTGGGGACAATAACATTCAGGGTGACTGTCTCCTGTGGTTTATGACCTAGCCTAGGGACTCTTAAGAGATGAATAAGTCCTTGACTAGCATGTACAAAGTCATGGAATCCACCCCAGCACTTTGTAAAACCAAGCGTAGTGGCAtacatctgtgattccagcacttgggaggtagaggcaggaagatcaaaagttgaaggtcattcttggctatatatagcaagttcaggacaagcctgggctacacaaaaccttgctttaaaaaaagtgAAAGCAGTAAACAAGAGAGGAACAGTCATCACTGTCCCCATTTAAGACCAGGAAGTATCTCTGACAAAGATTCCTGCTGCCAACTGGGGTGTCTCTTCTGGCTGGCGTCGTCcatgctccctctccctcctcttctgtcccaCAGAGATACTGGACTCTGATTTGGCGTATAAGTGACTGCTAGCGGCTGGCTCTATCTCTTGCCAATAAATTACTCACGGCCCTGGCAGTTTACCTGCTCAGCCAGCACTGAGCAGGGTAGCAAAGGAAGTGTGCAGTCAAGGAAGACTGAGGGTCAGGCATGTTCCCCGCCCTTGGCATTCCAGAGCTGGCCTGGGGGGACTGGTCCCACAAAGGAAGCCTGGCCACACAGAGGGCACATCTGAGCCAGTTTGACAAGCAGAGGGAACAGAATGAATGCAGGCCAGGGAAAACGGAGTGTAAACATCTCAGTGTCAAGACCTCGCTGCAGATCGGGGAGCTGGGGTTGAGTCTCTAGGGGCTGTTTGAGGCCAGAGTTTAAAGGGCCCCTGCCCTTTAGGGTACCAGTTCACTAGGTGGGCATTTTAGGGGTCATCAGCATGTGTTACCTTAAAAGAAAGTTCTCTGGTGACCTTTCACTGAAGGTTCAGCCTTGCAGTGAGGAAAAGGCAACAAACACAATCAAGTGTCCTTTTCTTGGGATTCTGTATTTCCTGGACAATAGGGAAGCTACGGGGAAAGATGAGTTAGACATGGCCTTTGGAGACGCTCCTGGCTgtaacatagaaaagaaaggtaaagaaaGTAAGAGCATGGTTGGAAGAAGCTGAGGGAATTCAAGCAGAAGGAATGGTGTAGGCTGGAGACATGGTAACCAGGTGCAGATGTGGGGGAAGGATCCCAGATGTGGGGGAAGGAGCCCAGATATGGGGGAAGGAACCCAGATGTGGGGGAAGGAGCCCAGATGTGGGGGAAGGAGCCCAGAAGGTGATGCTCTAGACTTCATCATGAAGGCAGGGACCAGTGGAGGAGTGAGATTTGCGAGTGGGAGGCTGGACAATGGGCGCTCAGGACCACAGAAACTTAGTATGTGGGTAGCTGAAGGTGCTAAGTCAGTTTCTCAGACCTGGCTGAGGAGAGAGGTGGCATGGGAGGGGTTTCTTAGTGAGGCCTGGTGGGCAGGGGACGACACAGGATTAGTTGTGGATATAGGAGGCAGTCAGAGCAGAATTCAGTTAGGGAAAGAATTAATTATGCATAAGGTCCCCAGGAATGAGGGGGGGAATTCTAGAGGCTGCAGAGAGGGAGGCTCTGTTATACTTGATATGATATGAGATTGACCAAGCTCCTCTGCCTGTGGGGGAAAGGAACATGGGTGGGTGGTAGGGGTGTGGGGGAGTAGGCATGGATCCAGCTGTGTTCAAGGTCTTTCCTGAGGACTCTTGCCCCATCCCACAAATTTGTTTGGCCCCAGGCTCCTTTggaagctgggaggagagggaaggggaggacagGCCCTACTTCCCATCTGCTTCCTGTGCTAACTCCATGTGCATCCTCTAGCTAGCACATGTCCCCTGCCTCTGTGGGCCTCATTCGGCACCTTAcacttcctctgctctcctcagcACGTGTGCCCTGAGCGGACTGGCCCGTACCTGCCACCACCGAATCCGCCTCGGAGACTCTGAGAGTCATTATTACATCTCACCGTCATCCCGAGCCAGGGTGAGTCATCCTTCACAAGTGTCACTTGGCTTGTTTGGGACCACAAGGGCTAGAACTCTGGACCGCTGGCCTGGAAGCACAGCCTGAACTACTATCCTCAGAGGTGCAGAGACTGACCCTGACCATAGCCAGGGCAAATGTCTTGATTTCCTATTGCTGTGTGACAAATGACCCTAAATATAGGGGTTTGAGATAACAACCTCTCACAGCCCAGTTGCTCTGCAACTAAACATAACCGTgaactttgatcctcctgcctccacttcccaagtgctgcaattatagACATACTCTATATCATGCCTGGGTTTTACCATgttagagattgaacccagggctttgggcatgGTAGGTAAGCCCTCTACCAGTTGGCTATATCCCCATCCAAAAGGTAAtatactcttttttgttttgttttgttttgttttgagacagggtctttctatgcagccctggctgttgtaggacttactatatagaccaggctgaccttgaacttagagaaatatgcctgcctctcctgagtgctaggatgaaaggtgtgagccaccacgtctGGCTGTTAAACATTCTTATTCTCTCACCTTTCTCCTGGGCCAGGAGACTGGACACTGATGCACCAGGCAACCCCAGCCCAGGTTGCAGCCTGCAGTCAGAGCTCAGCTCACGTAGGTTCCTTTCCAAGTGTCTGCCGTTGTCGGTAGGATTCAGTTCTATGTGTCCCTGAAAGTCCTTGTAATCCAGGGACACCCTCAACTTCTACCACATGGCCTTTAAAAACAGGGTGAGGAGTACTCCGGGGCCACAGAGTCTAGACATGGAGTCTTTGGACTGAACTGTAGGTAGCTCCTACTTTGTATCTGCGGGGTGCCCAGAGCCTGTTCTGTGACCTCAAGTCCCCTTTATCTCTTCCTAGCCCAACCCACAGGTCAACAGAACCTTGTGTCTTGCAATACTATATGCAGCACTTTCTTTTATTGTGATCTTGGTGTCAGGTGCTGCCTGGCAAAGCTGTGTAGTAGAAGAGACCCGAGCTGAGGAGGGTCTAATGGTTTGCTATGTGATTCTTGTTCAGACAGACTGAGAGATGAGGTGTTGACCAAGAGCACAGGCCTGGGGAGAAATTCTACCACTCTGCCACTCTGTGCTCAGGAGCCTCTTGTGGTTATCTCCTGCCAGCTACTCACCTGGCATCAGAGTTGtgccatctcccctccccca
This genomic stretch from Microtus ochrogaster isolate Prairie Vole_2 unplaced genomic scaffold, MicOch1.0 UNK56, whole genome shotgun sequence harbors:
- the Rab3il1 gene encoding guanine nucleotide exchange factor for Rab-3A isoform X4 produces the protein MEGSDKPRQCPARGSCPVFLAMSSGTVRYAPSGLGPVPERNFREEPWDANSPPQPDEGLPTGLSAVSVPWKNLGLSKGHRESPGSLVEDSASRKEAQGEEHSAAVPLDVSRLRSSSMEIREKGSEFLKEELYKAQKELKLKDEECERLCKVRAQLEQELEELTASLFEEAHKMVREANMKQAASEKQLKEAWGKIDMLQAEVTALKTLVITSTPASPNRELHPQLLSPTKAGPRKGHSRHKSTSSSLCPVVCPTAGHIPTPDKEGKEPGLPPLLSLLLCVIPSKAIHLTYEPTWQLPSGEPPTAPNSASSLSFSRQVDTTLFSEFQAWRASPTLDKDCPFLERVYREDVGPCLDFTVQELSAMVRVAVEDNTLTIEPVASQTLPAAKVPTVEWNTTNTCALSGLARTCHHRIRLGDSESHYYISPSSRARITAVCNFFTYIRYIQQGLVRQDAEPMFWEIMRLRKGMSLAKLGFFPQEA
- the Rab3il1 gene encoding guanine nucleotide exchange factor for Rab-3A isoform X2, translating into MWSGPPQPDEGLPTGLSAVSVPWKNLGLSKGHRESPGSLVEDSASRKEAQGEEHSAAVPLDVSRLRSSSMEIREKGSEFLKEELYKAQKELKLKDEECERLCKVRAQLEQELEELTASLFEEAHKMVREANMKQAASEKQLKEAWGKIDMLQAEVTALKTLVITSTPASPNRELHPQLLSPTKAGPRKGHSRHKSTSSSLCPVVCPTAGHIPTPDKEGKEAIHLTYEPTWQLPSGEPPTAPNSASSLSFSRQVDTTLFSEFQAWRASPTLDKDCPFLERVYREDVGPCLDFTVQELSAMVRVAVEDNTLTIEPVASQTLPAAKVPTVEWNTTNTCALSGLARTCHHRIRLGDSESHYYISPSSRARITAVCNFFTYIRYIQQGLVRQDAEPMFWEIMRLRKGMSLAKLGFFPQEA
- the Rab3il1 gene encoding guanine nucleotide exchange factor for Rab-3A isoform X3; its protein translation is MWSGPPQPDEGLPTGLSAVSVPWKNLGLSKGHRESPGSLVEDSASRKEAQGEEHSAAVPLDVSRLRSSSMEIREKGSEFLKEELYKAQKELKLKDEECERLCKVRAQLEQELEELTASLFEEAHKMVREANMKQAASEKQLKEAWGKIDMLQAEVTALKTLVITSTPASPNRELHPQLLSPTKAGPRKGHSRHKSTSSSLCPVVCPTAGHIPTPDKEGKEVDTTLFSEFQAWRASPTLDKDCPFLERVYREDVGPCLDFTVQELSAMVRVAVEDNTLTIEPVASQTLPAAKVPTVEWNTTNTCALSGLARTCHHRIRLGDSESHYYISPSSRARITAVCNFFTYIRYIQQGLVRQDAEPMFWEIMRLRKGMSLAKLGFFPQEA
- the Rab3il1 gene encoding guanine nucleotide exchange factor for Rab-3A isoform X1 yields the protein MWSGPPQPDEGLPTGLSAVSVPWKNLGLSKGHRESPGSLVEDSASRKEAQGEEHSAAVPLDVSRLRSSSMEIREKGSEFLKEELYKAQKELKLKDEECERLCKVRAQLEQELEELTASLFEEAHKMVREANMKQAASEKQLKEAWGKIDMLQAEVTALKTLVITSTPASPNRELHPQLLSPTKAGPRKGHSRHKSTSSSLCPVVCPTAGHIPTPDKEGKEPGLPPLLSLLLCVIPSKAIHLTYEPTWQLPSGEPPTAPNSASSLSFSRQVDTTLFSEFQAWRASPTLDKDCPFLERVYREDVGPCLDFTVQELSAMVRVAVEDNTLTIEPVASQTLPAAKVPTVEWNTTNTCALSGLARTCHHRIRLGDSESHYYISPSSRARITAVCNFFTYIRYIQQGLVRQDAEPMFWEIMRLRKGMSLAKLGFFPQEA